GTTTCAGGACGCCGACTTGCGGCGCCGCCAGTCCGACGCCCGGCGCGGCATACATCGTCTCCGCCATGTCGTCCAGCAGTTTGTGCAGATTCGCGTTGAATTTGGTCACCGGCTTGGCTACCTCGCGCAAGACCGGATCGGGTACTTTCACGATCATCCGGATCGCCATTTCGGTTTCGCTCCTCATCGACGGTTTCACATGACGTTTTGCGGGCGGACGTCGACCGACACCTGCACGTTCTCCCGGCGCAGCCGATCCGCTTCTTCGTCCAGCAGCCGCCTGAGCAGTTCAGGCATGTCGACCGTGCGGTCGAACAACGCCAAGAGGTGGAAACGATATTTCCCACCAACGCGCGGAACGGACGGCGCCGCCGGGCCGATCAGGGAAAACGTCCGACCGGTTGTCCGTCCCAGGTCGCGCAAACGGTCGGCCAGACGCTCCGCCGTCTGCATCGCCTTCGCGAACGTCTCATGCATCACGGCAACGAGCGCCAGATCGCGAAACGGCGGATAGCCGAGCCGGCGGCGTTCGGCCAGTTCGCGGACGACAAACGACGCGTAATCGTGCCTGCTGGCGCAGACGATGCTGTAATGGTCGGGATCGTATGCCTGGATCACCACTTCGCCCGGCCGCTCGCGCCGGCCGGCACGGCCGGCGGCCTGGGCCAAGAGCTGAAACGTCCTTTCCGCCGACCGGAAATCGGGAAGCCGCAGCGTTGCATCCGCCGCCATGATGCCGACCAGCGTAACGCCGGGAAAATCGAGCCCCTTGGCGACCATCTGCGTCCCGATCAGCACGTCCGCACCGCCTTCGGCGAACGTCCGGACGATCCGCTCGTGCGCGCCTTTCCGCGACGTCGTGTCCAGATCCATCCGGAGAACGCGCGCCCCGGGAAACCGCTTGCGCAGCTCTTCCTCGACGCGCTGCGTCCCCGCGCCGAAATGGCGGATATACGGGCTGCCGCACTCCGGACATTCCCGCGTTTCCGACTGCGCGTAACCGCAGTAGTGACAACGCAGCGAAGCGGAAAAACGATGGTACGTCAGGGAGATGTCGCAATGCGGACATTTCGCCGCAAAGCCACAGGCGCGGCACATGACGAACGTCGCGTACCCGCGCCTGTTCATGAGCAGGACGGCCTGCTCCCCCCGCACGAGCCGCTCCTCCAGCGCCGCGGCAAGCTTGCGGCTGAACATCGACCGGTTGCCGACGCGCAACTCCTCGCGCATGTCGACGACGCTGACATCCGGCAACGGCCTGTCGCCGACGCGCCTCGGCATCGAAAGCCAGCGAATCGAACCATGCGCTTGCCGCGCGGGATTGACCGGAGCGTCCGACGCCGCGAAACGTTCCAGCGACGGCGTAGCGGATCCGAGCAGCACCGGGGCCGAATGATGCCGGCCTCGCCAAAGTGCGACGTCAACGGCGTGGTATTTCGGACTGTCATCCTGTTTGTACGACGATTCGTGCTCCTCGTCCAAGACGATCAGGCCGATATCGGCAAACGGCGCGAATACCGCCGACCGGGCGCCGACGACAATCCGTGCTTCCCTACGGACGATTTTACGCCACTCATCGTACCGCTCGCCCGGCGAAAGACGGCTGTGCAGCACCGCGACCGCCGGCCCGAACCGACTTTTAAAACGCTCGACCGTCTGCGGCGTCAAAGAAATTTCCGGCACGAGCACGACGGCTTCCCTTCCCGTTTCCAGACACGCCCGAATCGCTTGCAAATACACTTCCGTCTTGCCGCTGCCGGTTACCCCGTGCAGCAAAAACGCCTCGTGCCTGCGCGCCCGGACGGCTTCTTCAATCGGACCGAGCACGCGCCGCTGATCCTCCGTCAAATT
The window above is part of the Candidatus Reconcilbacillus cellulovorans genome. Proteins encoded here:
- a CDS encoding primosomal protein N'; this encodes MYARVVVDVAARAVDRPFDYFVPAELERLVRVGCRVEVPFGSRAVLGFVVELSPEPITDHADVRPITRLLDEEPALTPELVELARWLAQTCVCPWITALQAMTPIALKAKPSRLLMPGPFAPAPGAAMLPDEAKVWAWLHAKGEVTEEEFLKKFPHWADRINHWLAEGMLAEKREVRDRLRPKRMAFVEPAVNVERLRRELDRLPSGAVRRRAALEALLRNGGPMELARLAEEANVPASVFRALAEAGLVRIYERETARDPYAGRSFTPDEPPNLTEDQRRVLGPIEEAVRARRHEAFLLHGVTGSGKTEVYLQAIRACLETGREAVVLVPEISLTPQTVERFKSRFGPAVAVLHSRLSPGERYDEWRKIVRREARIVVGARSAVFAPFADIGLIVLDEEHESSYKQDDSPKYHAVDVALWRGRHHSAPVLLGSATPSLERFAASDAPVNPARQAHGSIRWLSMPRRVGDRPLPDVSVVDMREELRVGNRSMFSRKLAAALEERLVRGEQAVLLMNRRGYATFVMCRACGFAAKCPHCDISLTYHRFSASLRCHYCGYAQSETRECPECGSPYIRHFGAGTQRVEEELRKRFPGARVLRMDLDTTSRKGAHERIVRTFAEGGADVLIGTQMVAKGLDFPGVTLVGIMAADATLRLPDFRSAERTFQLLAQAAGRAGRRERPGEVVIQAYDPDHYSIVCASRHDYASFVVRELAERRRLGYPPFRDLALVAVMHETFAKAMQTAERLADRLRDLGRTTGRTFSLIGPAAPSVPRVGGKYRFHLLALFDRTVDMPELLRRLLDEEADRLRRENVQVSVDVRPQNVM